Genomic DNA from Providencia sp. PROV188:
TAATATCAAATTCGGTTGGTTGCTCTAATTCACCGTAATAGAGCCCACAGCGGCGTGCGGAATCAATTTTTTGCAGTGTCGCAATCCCTTCCATTATCGCTTCGGCACTTTTTACGCCGCTGCGGTTTTCGCCGACGATAAAAATTTGGCTGCCAGCAGCAAGATGGGTACATAAATCATCAAGTTGGAACGCGGCTTCTTGTTTGTTCTTAGACCAAAAGTAAATTAAGGTGTCGCAAGGTTTAACGAATTCCGCGGTTGCTGTTGAAGCAAACAGAACATTTTCACCCAATGCCGGCTGTAAGTTTTTCCAGCGATGGTACTGGTTAGTGAGCACGCGCACGCTGGCGGCTTCTAAAATTGCACCCAGTTCATCCTGAATATCGCCTGCCAAAAGAACATGACGATCGGTAAAGTGCTCTAAATGGCGTTGAATAACTTCGCTGGCGGGTGTCAGTAATGACATATTCTGTCTATCTCCTAAAATGAATATAACCACGCGGACTACCTTACCAGAAAAAAGATAAATAGCATTGCTGTTGGCGCTATTAATCCCCTTTGATAAGATGTGGTTGTTAACTAACGACTGGGTAAAGCAATGACACGACGTGACAGACTTTTAGAACAAATGGGGATCACTCAATGGATGGTGAGAAATCCGACTGTGTTACGTGGTGAACGTGGTGTACGCATTCCTGAGTCGACTAAGCTTATTATTATCACTGATGAGAACCTTGATTTAAACAGCCAGCTGTTAAAAGATATTTTTCTCACAATGAAGATCGATGAGATTGACGTTGTGTGCATTAATTCCGATCAGCTCAAACTCATTCCAACACCAATAACAATACCTTGTTGGGTGATAGGGGATGGCATTCATCCCGAAGGTTCAAAAGTCACATTTCTTTCTCCTGTTTTGTCTGAACTGATAGCAAGCAGCAATGCTAAACAGGCACTATGGAAACAAATTTATCAATATGATGAAAATTTCAACACTCAAGCAATCTGATCTCGCGACAGCCTTCTTAATTGAAAAGTTAAGTCATGATTTTCCATGGACTGAGCGAGTTTTTTATGGAAACCAAGGTGAAAAATACCATAATCTAAAAATATCAGTTAATAATCAAATTGTTGGGTATGCAATAACTCAGTATGTATTAGATGAAGCTACGCTGTTCAATATTGCTATTCACCCTGATTTTCAAGGACATGGCTATGGACGAATGCTATTAGAAAGATTAATTCACGATCTTGTTAATCGAGGGATTTCAACGCTGTGGTTGGAAGTGAGAGAGTCTAACGCTTCAGCCATTCATCTGTATGATAAACTTGGTTTTCAACAGGCGACAGTACGTAAAGACTATTATCCGACGAAAACGGGTCGAGAAGATGCGTTAGTACTGGCATTAACCTTGTTCAGCGAAGACATGTTTAGCCAAAAAGCGTAATACATTTTTCTAAAGAAAAACCACGGTAGCCTGAAGTGACCCGATAAAGTCAGCAGCCACCGTGGTTTTTTTATGCCTTAATGAACCTATAATTTACGATTTTTCTGTTTCCGTGAAGATAGGTTTTCTAAGGCGACCAACTTTTTCTCTCAGGCTCCTTTTTACTTTGGCCGTGGTTTTGACTTCTTCATTCAAACCTTTATAGGTTGAGTAGCACATAATCAACATTAATACCGAAAGTGGAATTGCTGTGGCGACAAGTGCGGACTGCAAACCCGTTAGCCCTCCGGTCATGATAAGCACGATAGCAATTGCTGCAATTACCACTCCCCAGATAGTTTTGGTCACATGACTTGGATTTGGGTTACCATTTTCACTGACCATACCTAAAACGAATACCGCTGAGTTTGCTGACGTAATAAAGAACACCATCACCAAGACCATGGCTAAAATACTAATTAACGTCGGTGCTGGGAAATAATCTAAGAATTTAAACAGTGCAGACGTGACATCGGTTTTGACAGCATCCGCCAAGGCCACTTCACCGAGATTTTGGATAATATGGATGGCTGAGCCGCCCATCACCGCAAACCAAGCAAATGAACCTAATACCGGAATAAATACGGCACCAATCATAAACTCTTTGATTGTACGACCTTTGGAAATACGCGCCACGAAGCTACCCACTAATGGCGCCCATGCAATCCACCAGCCGAAGTAAAACAGTGTCCAGTTAGCAATCCAGGAACCATCATTATAAGGCTCAGTACGAAATGACATGCTGACGAAATTTTGCATGTAATCTCCGATACCTTGGAACAGTACTTTCAAGATAGTTTGTGTTGGACCGGCAAACAGAATAAACCCCATTAATGCGAAGGCAAGCAACATGTTGAGGTTAGAAAGATGCTTGATGGCGCCCTGCAATCCTGAAATGGTAGAAGCGATATAAATCACAGTCACAACGGCAATAATCGCGATTTGAATATAAATACTAACAGGCAAATCCCACAGATAATGCATTCCGCTGTTGACTTGTAGCGTACCAAACCCGAGGGATGTGGCGATACCAATCACAATGGATAACACGACCAATACATCCACCCATTTTCCAATTGATCC
This window encodes:
- a CDS encoding DNA polymerase III subunit psi, with the translated sequence MTRRDRLLEQMGITQWMVRNPTVLRGERGVRIPESTKLIIITDENLDLNSQLLKDIFLTMKIDEIDVVCINSDQLKLIPTPITIPCWVIGDGIHPEGSKVTFLSPVLSELIASSNAKQALWKQIYQYDENFNTQAI
- the rimI gene encoding ribosomal protein S18-alanine N-acetyltransferase, encoding MMKISTLKQSDLATAFLIEKLSHDFPWTERVFYGNQGEKYHNLKISVNNQIVGYAITQYVLDEATLFNIAIHPDFQGHGYGRMLLERLIHDLVNRGISTLWLEVRESNASAIHLYDKLGFQQATVRKDYYPTKTGREDALVLALTLFSEDMFSQKA
- a CDS encoding BCCT family transporter, which encodes MMNHKRSVFYVSLAFSLILIGLGAFIPDKLETFSHSALSFIYNNLGWFILGAVFIFFSFCMYLGFSKFGHIRLGDDNDKPEYNTATWVGMLFSASIGISLVFWGVAEPVSYYISPPMGPGMTEQSAKTAMQYVYLHWGVSAWACYALVGVSLAFFQFRKKLPSSLSSVFYPLIGDRIKGSIGKWVDVLVVLSIVIGIATSLGFGTLQVNSGMHYLWDLPVSIYIQIAIIAVVTVIYIASTISGLQGAIKHLSNLNMLLAFALMGFILFAGPTQTILKVLFQGIGDYMQNFVSMSFRTEPYNDGSWIANWTLFYFGWWIAWAPLVGSFVARISKGRTIKEFMIGAVFIPVLGSFAWFAVMGGSAIHIIQNLGEVALADAVKTDVTSALFKFLDYFPAPTLISILAMVLVMVFFITSANSAVFVLGMVSENGNPNPSHVTKTIWGVVIAAIAIVLIMTGGLTGLQSALVATAIPLSVLMLIMCYSTYKGLNEEVKTTAKVKRSLREKVGRLRKPIFTETEKS